In Archangium violaceum, the following are encoded in one genomic region:
- a CDS encoding type VI secretion system baseplate subunit TssF, with protein MGATNQLYQDYLAELAALERFRQGFRHTYPGVPLEQEDPDVRRLVEAMAFFSIQTRHATLRNLRSTWLRLFSSFFNCLLEPLPAAGLVQAVPTEKMVEAVVLPRGTELRLQPVGSEAGSFRLQRDLRVLPIFLEETQVLRLADGGHRLILRFAAAFPRRDPLDVLSLHVRHLEEYGSSLAVHHALRKHLERVSVVYDERADERSTGLRCEHSFGQEPFAPDDASVYENPLHRARSFFQLPEQGLFLHVRVAPTRQAWSRFSLCLDLKKEWTVGRSLHPEFLHPFVAPVVNLKAAPAQPITLDGTRTEHPLLGLRNSRELRLHSVTGVYLQGPRGREPMRPAHVPGPGPAYELDEQLAADGSPLHQLLVRMPEAFLEPRKLHVDALWYQPRFASEATGRLEVSTPSVHVEGLRWRVVGDVQPPRDSPVRQDVSALVQLLSWKNRPTLERDELVALLSYLGTPVEGAFRPIIPLLRTLRASVLPDGALRGTGLRHVYEAQLAPFDSSQEPLVACLLEQLLALLDAWNGEASVELRASVAGAGPFNPWGNR; from the coding sequence ATGGGTGCCACCAATCAGCTCTATCAGGACTATCTCGCGGAGCTGGCCGCTCTCGAACGCTTCCGCCAGGGCTTCCGCCACACCTACCCCGGGGTGCCCCTGGAGCAGGAGGACCCGGACGTGCGCCGGCTGGTGGAGGCCATGGCCTTCTTCTCCATCCAGACCCGGCACGCCACGCTGCGCAACCTGCGCTCCACGTGGCTGCGCCTCTTCTCCAGCTTCTTCAATTGTCTGCTCGAGCCGCTGCCCGCGGCGGGCCTGGTGCAGGCAGTGCCCACGGAGAAGATGGTGGAGGCGGTGGTGCTGCCCCGCGGCACCGAGCTGCGCTTGCAGCCGGTGGGAAGCGAGGCGGGCTCCTTCCGCCTTCAGCGAGACCTGCGGGTGCTGCCCATCTTCCTGGAGGAGACGCAGGTGCTGCGCCTGGCGGACGGCGGCCACCGCCTCATCCTCCGCTTCGCCGCGGCCTTCCCCCGGAGGGATCCGCTGGATGTGCTCAGCCTCCACGTGCGCCACCTGGAGGAGTACGGCAGCTCCCTGGCGGTGCACCACGCGCTGCGCAAGCACCTGGAGCGGGTGAGCGTGGTGTATGACGAGAGGGCGGATGAGCGCTCGACGGGATTGCGGTGCGAGCACTCCTTCGGCCAGGAGCCGTTCGCGCCAGACGACGCGAGCGTCTACGAGAATCCCTTGCACCGCGCGCGCTCCTTCTTCCAGCTCCCGGAGCAGGGCCTCTTCCTGCATGTCCGGGTGGCGCCCACGCGACAGGCCTGGAGCCGCTTCAGCCTGTGTCTGGATTTGAAGAAGGAGTGGACCGTGGGGCGCTCGCTCCACCCGGAGTTCCTCCACCCCTTCGTCGCGCCCGTCGTCAACCTCAAGGCCGCCCCCGCCCAGCCCATCACCCTGGACGGCACCCGCACCGAGCACCCCCTGCTCGGCCTGCGCAATAGCCGCGAGCTCCGCCTGCACTCGGTGACGGGGGTGTACCTGCAAGGGCCTCGGGGCCGCGAGCCCATGCGCCCCGCCCATGTGCCAGGGCCAGGGCCGGCCTACGAGCTGGACGAGCAACTGGCCGCCGATGGCAGCCCCCTGCATCAGCTGCTGGTCCGCATGCCGGAGGCCTTCCTTGAGCCACGCAAGCTGCACGTGGACGCCCTCTGGTACCAGCCCCGCTTCGCCTCGGAGGCCACGGGCCGTCTGGAGGTGTCCACCCCCAGCGTCCACGTGGAGGGCTTGCGCTGGCGCGTGGTGGGAGATGTCCAGCCCCCCCGGGACAGCCCCGTGCGCCAGGACGTGTCCGCCCTCGTCCAGCTGCTGTCCTGGAAGAACCGCCCCACCCTGGAGCGCGACGAGCTGGTCGCCCTGCTCTCCTACCTGGGCACGCCCGTGGAGGGCGCCTTCCGCCCCATCATCCCCCTGCTGCGCACGCTGCGCGCCTCCGTGCTGCCGGATGGCGCCCTGCGGGGCACGGGGCTGCGGCACGTGTACGAGGCCCAGCTCGCGCCCTTCGACTCCAGCCAGGAGCCCCTGGTGGCCTGCCTCCTCGAGCAGCTGCTGGCCCTGCTGGATGCGTGGAATGGCGAGGCCTCCGTGGAGCTGCGGGCCTCGGTGGCGGGAGCCGGACCTTTCAACCCCTGGGGGAACCGATGA
- a CDS encoding DotU family type IV/VI secretion system protein — protein MNLEHWKIVFTEYRRTRTLLDQWLPAESSDTEERTQVQVGRAGLEQLQQQLLATVEGLRSGLGGHYRSEEVEEALRPFTYLLDERVLRRLAEAEQYDWPLLQRHLFGEEGGGDLFYELADQKLNQPGASPLLFELLHFCLTAGFSGRYVGNTAKLREYKQRLAARIVIPESLPAAPAVATNARPLLYELPTRYYAGACLCVLGLQGLLWWCSN, from the coding sequence ATGAATCTCGAGCACTGGAAGATTGTCTTCACGGAGTACCGGCGGACCCGGACGTTGCTGGATCAATGGTTGCCGGCCGAGTCGTCCGACACGGAGGAGCGCACCCAGGTGCAGGTGGGGCGCGCGGGGTTGGAGCAGTTGCAGCAGCAGTTGCTGGCAACGGTGGAGGGACTGCGGTCCGGGCTGGGCGGCCACTACCGCTCCGAGGAGGTGGAGGAGGCGTTGAGGCCTTTCACCTACCTCTTGGATGAACGGGTGCTGCGGCGCCTCGCCGAGGCCGAGCAGTACGACTGGCCCCTCCTGCAGCGCCACCTCTTCGGAGAGGAGGGCGGTGGAGATCTGTTCTACGAGCTCGCCGACCAGAAGCTGAATCAGCCGGGCGCCTCACCCCTGCTGTTCGAGCTGCTGCACTTCTGCCTCACCGCGGGATTCAGCGGCCGCTACGTGGGCAACACGGCGAAGCTGCGCGAGTACAAACAGCGGCTGGCGGCCCGCATCGTCATACCGGAGTCCCTGCCCGCCGCGCCCGCGGTGGCCACGAACGCGAGGCCCCTGCTCTACGAGCTTCCCACCCGCTACTACGCCGGTGCCTGCCTCTGCGTGCTGGGGCTGCAGGGACTGCTGTGGTGGTGCTCCAACTGA